The proteins below come from a single Oncorhynchus tshawytscha isolate Ot180627B linkage group LG22, Otsh_v2.0, whole genome shotgun sequence genomic window:
- the LOC112222095 gene encoding oxysterol-binding protein-related protein 2 isoform X3, which yields MNNDDEFYDAVTGLDSDESYEGTSEASFKDAVVYDGTQRNNGSLPQENGIRKHRTTLPAPMFSRNNFSVWGILKKCIGLELSKITMPIVFNEPLSFLQRITEYMEHTYLINKACSLSDSIERMQVRAYTHRNNKACSLSDSIERMQVRAYTHRNNKACSLSHSIERMQVRAYTHRNNKACSLSDSIERMQVRAYTHRNNKACSLSHSIERMQVRAYTHRNNKACSLSDSIERMQVRAYTHRNNKACSLSHSIERMQAVAAFAVSAVASQWDRTGKPFNPLLGETYELTREDHGYRLISEQVSHHPPISAFHAESLVGDFVFHGSIYPKLKFWGKSVEAEPKGTITLELLKHGEVYTWTNPFCCVHNVILGKLWIEQYGTVEILNHSKKKHCVIYGKWTECMWSVDPQTYEANKKAEKKGDSKKPKSQEEPEGADNDDADDMPEVQETVAMIPGSTLLWRISSRPQHSAKMYNFTNFAMSLNELEPGMQDLLAPTDCRLRPDIRAMENGDMDEASREKARLEEKQRSARKDRSKDEEEWSTRWFQSGTNPYTSSQDWLYTGGYFDRNYSELPVIY from the exons ATGAACAACGATGACGAGTTCTACGATGCAGTCACAG GCCTGGACTCTGATGAGTCGTATGAAGGCACGTCGGAGGCCAGTTTTAAAGATGCCGTGGTGTATGATGGCACCCAGAGGAACAATGGTTCCTTGCCACAGGAGAACGGAATCAGGAAACACAG GacaacactacctgccccaatgtttTCCAGAAACAACTTCAGTGTGTGGGGCATTCTAAAGAAATGCATTGGACTG GAGCTGTCCAAGATCACCATGCCCATTGTGTTCAACGAGCCCCTGAGCTTCCTCCAGCGGATCACTGAGTACATGGAGCACACATACCTCATCAACAAAGCCTGCTCGCTGTCTGACTCCATAGAGCGCATGCAGGTGAGAGCATACACACACCGTAACAACAAAGCCTGCTCGCTGTCTGACTCCATAGAGCGCATGCAGGTGAGAGCATACACACACCGTAACAACAAAGCCTGCTCGCTGTCTCACTCCATAGAGCGCATGCAGGTGAGAGCATACACACACCGTAACAACAAAGCCTGCTCGCTGTCTGACTCCATAGAGCGCATGCAGGTGAGAGCATACACACACCGTAACAACAAAGCCTGCTCGCTGTCTCACTCCATAGAGCGCATGCAGGTGAGAGCATACACACACCGTAACAACAAAGCCTGCTCGCTGTCTGACTCCATAGAGCGCATGCAGGTGAGAGCATACACACACCGTAACAACAAAGCCTGCTCGCTGTCTCACTCCATAGAGCGCATGCAG GCGGTAGCTGCTTTTGCCGTGTCGGCCGTAGCGTCACAGTGGGACAGAACTGGAAAGCCCTTCAACCCTCTGCTAGGAGAGACCTACGAGCTGACACG agAGGACCATGGCTACAGGCTGATCTCGGAGCAGGTCAGCCACCACCCCCCCATCAGTGCCTTCCATGCTGAAAGCCTAGTCGGGGACTTCGTCTTCCACGGCTCCATCTACCCCAAATTAAAGTTTTGGGGCAAGAGTGTGGAGGCCGAGCCAAAGGGAACCATCACACTAGAACTCCTCAA gCATGGTGAGGTCTATACATGGACCAACCCTTTCTGCTGTGTACACAATGTCATCCTGGGTAAACTGTGGATCGAGCAGTATGGCACTGTGGAGATCCTCAACCACAG TAAAAAGAAGCATTGTGTGATCTATGGGAAGTGGACTGAGTGCATGTGGAGCGTGGACCCCCAGACATACGAGGCCAACAAGAAGGCTGAGAAGAAAGGAGACTCGAAGAAACCGAAGAGTCAG gaggagCCTGAGGGGGCAGACAACGATGATGCAGATGACATGCCTGAGGTCCAAGAGACCGTAGCTATGATCCCTGGCAGCACCCTGCTCTGGAGGATATCATCACGACCCCAACACTCTGCTAAG ATGTATAACTTCACTAACTTTGCCATGTCGCTGAATGAGCTGGAGCCTGGCATGCAGGACCTCCTGGCCCCCACAGACTGCCGCCTGCGGCCCGACATCAGAGCCATGGAGAACGGAGACATGG ATGAAGCCAGTCGAGAGAAGGCGAGgctggaggagaaacagagatcGGCTCGGAAAGACCGTTCCAAGGATGAGGAGGAATGGTCCACTAG ATGGTTCCAGTCAGGCACAAACCCCTACACGTCATCCCAGGACTGGCTCTACACGGGGGGCTACTTCGATAGAAATTACTCTGAGCTCCCTGTTATCTACTGA
- the LOC112222095 gene encoding oxysterol-binding protein-related protein 2 isoform X2 — protein MNNDDEFYDAVTGLDSDESYEGTSEASFKDAVVYDGTQRNNGSLPQENGIRKHRTTLPAPMFSRNNFSVWGILKKCIGLELSKITMPIVFNEPLSFLQRITEYMEHTYLINKACSLSDSIERMQVRAYTHRNNKACSLSDSIERMQVRAYTHRNNKACSLSHSIERMQVRAYTHRNNKACSLSDSIERMQVRAYTHRNNKACSLSHSIERMQVRAYTHRNNKACSLSDSIERMQAVAAFAVSAVASQWDRTGKPFNPLLGETYELTREDHGYRLISEQVSHHPPISAFHAESLVGDFVFHGSIYPKLKFWGKSVEAEPKGTITLELLKHGEVYTWTNPFCCVHNVILGKLWIEQYGTVEILNHSTGDKCVLNFKPCGMFGKELHRVEGYIQDKSKKKHCVIYGKWTECMWSVDPQTYEANKKAEKKGDSKKPKSQEEPEGADNDDADDMPEVQETVAMIPGSTLLWRISSRPQHSAKMYNFTNFAMSLNELEPGMQDLLAPTDCRLRPDIRAMENGDMDEASREKARLEEKQRSARKDRSKDEEEWSTRWFQSGTNPYTSSQDWLYTGGYFDRNYSELPVIY, from the exons ATGAACAACGATGACGAGTTCTACGATGCAGTCACAG GCCTGGACTCTGATGAGTCGTATGAAGGCACGTCGGAGGCCAGTTTTAAAGATGCCGTGGTGTATGATGGCACCCAGAGGAACAATGGTTCCTTGCCACAGGAGAACGGAATCAGGAAACACAG GacaacactacctgccccaatgtttTCCAGAAACAACTTCAGTGTGTGGGGCATTCTAAAGAAATGCATTGGACTG GAGCTGTCCAAGATCACCATGCCCATTGTGTTCAACGAGCCCCTGAGCTTCCTCCAGCGGATCACTGAGTACATGGAGCACACATACCTCATCAACAAAGCCTGCTCGCTGTCTGACTCCATAGAGCGCATGCAGGTGAGAGCATACACACACCGTAACAACAAAGCCTGCTCGCTGTCTGACTCCATAGAGCGCATGCAGGTGAGAGCATACACACACCGTAACAACAAAGCCTGCTCGCTGTCTCACTCCATAGAGCGCATGCAGGTGAGAGCATACACACACCGTAACAACAAAGCCTGCTCGCTGTCTGACTCCATAGAGCGCATGCAGGTGAGAGCATACACACACCGTAACAACAAAGCCTGCTCGCTGTCTCACTCCATAGAGCGCATGCAGGTGAGAGCATACACACACCGTAACAACAAAGCCTGCTCGCTGTCTGACTCCATAGAGCGCATGCAG GCGGTAGCTGCTTTTGCCGTGTCGGCCGTAGCGTCACAGTGGGACAGAACTGGAAAGCCCTTCAACCCTCTGCTAGGAGAGACCTACGAGCTGACACG agAGGACCATGGCTACAGGCTGATCTCGGAGCAGGTCAGCCACCACCCCCCCATCAGTGCCTTCCATGCTGAAAGCCTAGTCGGGGACTTCGTCTTCCACGGCTCCATCTACCCCAAATTAAAGTTTTGGGGCAAGAGTGTGGAGGCCGAGCCAAAGGGAACCATCACACTAGAACTCCTCAA gCATGGTGAGGTCTATACATGGACCAACCCTTTCTGCTGTGTACACAATGTCATCCTGGGTAAACTGTGGATCGAGCAGTATGGCACTGTGGAGATCCTCAACCACAG TACTGGTGATAAGTGTGTGCTGAACTTCAAGCCATGTGGCATGTTTGGGAAGGAGCTACACAGAGTAGAGGGCTACATTCAGGATAAGAG TAAAAAGAAGCATTGTGTGATCTATGGGAAGTGGACTGAGTGCATGTGGAGCGTGGACCCCCAGACATACGAGGCCAACAAGAAGGCTGAGAAGAAAGGAGACTCGAAGAAACCGAAGAGTCAG gaggagCCTGAGGGGGCAGACAACGATGATGCAGATGACATGCCTGAGGTCCAAGAGACCGTAGCTATGATCCCTGGCAGCACCCTGCTCTGGAGGATATCATCACGACCCCAACACTCTGCTAAG ATGTATAACTTCACTAACTTTGCCATGTCGCTGAATGAGCTGGAGCCTGGCATGCAGGACCTCCTGGCCCCCACAGACTGCCGCCTGCGGCCCGACATCAGAGCCATGGAGAACGGAGACATGG ATGAAGCCAGTCGAGAGAAGGCGAGgctggaggagaaacagagatcGGCTCGGAAAGACCGTTCCAAGGATGAGGAGGAATGGTCCACTAG ATGGTTCCAGTCAGGCACAAACCCCTACACGTCATCCCAGGACTGGCTCTACACGGGGGGCTACTTCGATAGAAATTACTCTGAGCTCCCTGTTATCTACTGA
- the LOC112222095 gene encoding oxysterol-binding protein-related protein 2 isoform X4 — translation MNNDDEFYDAVTGLDSDESYEGTSEASFKDAVVYDGTQRNNGSLPQENGIRKHRTTLPAPMFSRNNFSVWGILKKCIGLELSKITMPIVFNEPLSFLQRITEYMEHTYLINKACSLSDSIERMQVRAYTHRNNKACSLSDSIERMQVRAYTHRNNKACSLSHSIERMQAVAAFAVSAVASQWDRTGKPFNPLLGETYELTREDHGYRLISEQVSHHPPISAFHAESLVGDFVFHGSIYPKLKFWGKSVEAEPKGTITLELLKHGEVYTWTNPFCCVHNVILGKLWIEQYGTVEILNHSTGDKCVLNFKPCGMFGKELHRVEGYIQDKSKKKHCVIYGKWTECMWSVDPQTYEANKKAEKKGDSKKPKSQEEPEGADNDDADDMPEVQETVAMIPGSTLLWRISSRPQHSAKMYNFTNFAMSLNELEPGMQDLLAPTDCRLRPDIRAMENGDMDEASREKARLEEKQRSARKDRSKDEEEWSTRWFQSGTNPYTSSQDWLYTGGYFDRNYSELPVIY, via the exons ATGAACAACGATGACGAGTTCTACGATGCAGTCACAG GCCTGGACTCTGATGAGTCGTATGAAGGCACGTCGGAGGCCAGTTTTAAAGATGCCGTGGTGTATGATGGCACCCAGAGGAACAATGGTTCCTTGCCACAGGAGAACGGAATCAGGAAACACAG GacaacactacctgccccaatgtttTCCAGAAACAACTTCAGTGTGTGGGGCATTCTAAAGAAATGCATTGGACTG GAGCTGTCCAAGATCACCATGCCCATTGTGTTCAACGAGCCCCTGAGCTTCCTCCAGCGGATCACTGAGTACATGGAGCACACATACCTCATCAACAAAGCCTGCTCGCTGTCTGACTCCATAGAGCGCATGCAGGTGAGAGCATACACACACCGTAACAACAAAGCCTGCTCGCTGTCTGACTCCATAGAGCGCATGCAGGTGAGAGCATACACACACCGTAACAACAAAGCCTGCTCGCTGTCTCACTCCATAGAGCGCATGCAG GCGGTAGCTGCTTTTGCCGTGTCGGCCGTAGCGTCACAGTGGGACAGAACTGGAAAGCCCTTCAACCCTCTGCTAGGAGAGACCTACGAGCTGACACG agAGGACCATGGCTACAGGCTGATCTCGGAGCAGGTCAGCCACCACCCCCCCATCAGTGCCTTCCATGCTGAAAGCCTAGTCGGGGACTTCGTCTTCCACGGCTCCATCTACCCCAAATTAAAGTTTTGGGGCAAGAGTGTGGAGGCCGAGCCAAAGGGAACCATCACACTAGAACTCCTCAA gCATGGTGAGGTCTATACATGGACCAACCCTTTCTGCTGTGTACACAATGTCATCCTGGGTAAACTGTGGATCGAGCAGTATGGCACTGTGGAGATCCTCAACCACAG TACTGGTGATAAGTGTGTGCTGAACTTCAAGCCATGTGGCATGTTTGGGAAGGAGCTACACAGAGTAGAGGGCTACATTCAGGATAAGAG TAAAAAGAAGCATTGTGTGATCTATGGGAAGTGGACTGAGTGCATGTGGAGCGTGGACCCCCAGACATACGAGGCCAACAAGAAGGCTGAGAAGAAAGGAGACTCGAAGAAACCGAAGAGTCAG gaggagCCTGAGGGGGCAGACAACGATGATGCAGATGACATGCCTGAGGTCCAAGAGACCGTAGCTATGATCCCTGGCAGCACCCTGCTCTGGAGGATATCATCACGACCCCAACACTCTGCTAAG ATGTATAACTTCACTAACTTTGCCATGTCGCTGAATGAGCTGGAGCCTGGCATGCAGGACCTCCTGGCCCCCACAGACTGCCGCCTGCGGCCCGACATCAGAGCCATGGAGAACGGAGACATGG ATGAAGCCAGTCGAGAGAAGGCGAGgctggaggagaaacagagatcGGCTCGGAAAGACCGTTCCAAGGATGAGGAGGAATGGTCCACTAG ATGGTTCCAGTCAGGCACAAACCCCTACACGTCATCCCAGGACTGGCTCTACACGGGGGGCTACTTCGATAGAAATTACTCTGAGCTCCCTGTTATCTACTGA
- the LOC112222095 gene encoding oxysterol-binding protein-related protein 2 isoform X1, with the protein MNNDDEFYDAVTGLDSDESYEGTSEASFKDAVVYDGTQRNNGSLPQENGIRKHRTTLPAPMFSRNNFSVWGILKKCIGLELSKITMPIVFNEPLSFLQRITEYMEHTYLINKACSLSDSIERMQVRAYTHRNNKACSLSDSIERMQVRAYTHRNNKACSLSHSIERMQVRAYTHRNNKACSLSDSIERMQVRAYTHRNNKACSLSHSIERMQVRAYTHRNNKACSLSDSIERMQVRAYTHRNNKACSLSHSIERMQAVAAFAVSAVASQWDRTGKPFNPLLGETYELTREDHGYRLISEQVSHHPPISAFHAESLVGDFVFHGSIYPKLKFWGKSVEAEPKGTITLELLKHGEVYTWTNPFCCVHNVILGKLWIEQYGTVEILNHSTGDKCVLNFKPCGMFGKELHRVEGYIQDKSKKKHCVIYGKWTECMWSVDPQTYEANKKAEKKGDSKKPKSQEEPEGADNDDADDMPEVQETVAMIPGSTLLWRISSRPQHSAKMYNFTNFAMSLNELEPGMQDLLAPTDCRLRPDIRAMENGDMDEASREKARLEEKQRSARKDRSKDEEEWSTRWFQSGTNPYTSSQDWLYTGGYFDRNYSELPVIY; encoded by the exons ATGAACAACGATGACGAGTTCTACGATGCAGTCACAG GCCTGGACTCTGATGAGTCGTATGAAGGCACGTCGGAGGCCAGTTTTAAAGATGCCGTGGTGTATGATGGCACCCAGAGGAACAATGGTTCCTTGCCACAGGAGAACGGAATCAGGAAACACAG GacaacactacctgccccaatgtttTCCAGAAACAACTTCAGTGTGTGGGGCATTCTAAAGAAATGCATTGGACTG GAGCTGTCCAAGATCACCATGCCCATTGTGTTCAACGAGCCCCTGAGCTTCCTCCAGCGGATCACTGAGTACATGGAGCACACATACCTCATCAACAAAGCCTGCTCGCTGTCTGACTCCATAGAGCGCATGCAGGTGAGAGCATACACACACCGTAACAACAAAGCCTGCTCGCTGTCTGACTCCATAGAGCGCATGCAGGTGAGAGCATACACACACCGTAACAACAAAGCCTGCTCGCTGTCTCACTCCATAGAGCGCATGCAGGTGAGAGCATACACACACCGTAACAACAAAGCCTGCTCGCTGTCTGACTCCATAGAGCGCATGCAGGTGAGAGCATACACACACCGTAACAACAAAGCCTGCTCGCTGTCTCACTCCATAGAGCGCATGCAGGTGAGAGCATACACACACCGTAACAACAAAGCCTGCTCGCTGTCTGACTCCATAGAGCGCATGCAGGTGAGAGCATACACACACCGTAACAACAAAGCCTGCTCGCTGTCTCACTCCATAGAGCGCATGCAG GCGGTAGCTGCTTTTGCCGTGTCGGCCGTAGCGTCACAGTGGGACAGAACTGGAAAGCCCTTCAACCCTCTGCTAGGAGAGACCTACGAGCTGACACG agAGGACCATGGCTACAGGCTGATCTCGGAGCAGGTCAGCCACCACCCCCCCATCAGTGCCTTCCATGCTGAAAGCCTAGTCGGGGACTTCGTCTTCCACGGCTCCATCTACCCCAAATTAAAGTTTTGGGGCAAGAGTGTGGAGGCCGAGCCAAAGGGAACCATCACACTAGAACTCCTCAA gCATGGTGAGGTCTATACATGGACCAACCCTTTCTGCTGTGTACACAATGTCATCCTGGGTAAACTGTGGATCGAGCAGTATGGCACTGTGGAGATCCTCAACCACAG TACTGGTGATAAGTGTGTGCTGAACTTCAAGCCATGTGGCATGTTTGGGAAGGAGCTACACAGAGTAGAGGGCTACATTCAGGATAAGAG TAAAAAGAAGCATTGTGTGATCTATGGGAAGTGGACTGAGTGCATGTGGAGCGTGGACCCCCAGACATACGAGGCCAACAAGAAGGCTGAGAAGAAAGGAGACTCGAAGAAACCGAAGAGTCAG gaggagCCTGAGGGGGCAGACAACGATGATGCAGATGACATGCCTGAGGTCCAAGAGACCGTAGCTATGATCCCTGGCAGCACCCTGCTCTGGAGGATATCATCACGACCCCAACACTCTGCTAAG ATGTATAACTTCACTAACTTTGCCATGTCGCTGAATGAGCTGGAGCCTGGCATGCAGGACCTCCTGGCCCCCACAGACTGCCGCCTGCGGCCCGACATCAGAGCCATGGAGAACGGAGACATGG ATGAAGCCAGTCGAGAGAAGGCGAGgctggaggagaaacagagatcGGCTCGGAAAGACCGTTCCAAGGATGAGGAGGAATGGTCCACTAG ATGGTTCCAGTCAGGCACAAACCCCTACACGTCATCCCAGGACTGGCTCTACACGGGGGGCTACTTCGATAGAAATTACTCTGAGCTCCCTGTTATCTACTGA
- the LOC112222095 gene encoding oxysterol-binding protein-related protein 2 isoform X5, whose amino-acid sequence MNNDDEFYDAVTGLDSDESYEGTSEASFKDAVVYDGTQRNNGSLPQENGIRKHRTTLPAPMFSRNNFSVWGILKKCIGLELSKITMPIVFNEPLSFLQRITEYMEHTYLINKACSLSDSIERMQAVAAFAVSAVASQWDRTGKPFNPLLGETYELTREDHGYRLISEQVSHHPPISAFHAESLVGDFVFHGSIYPKLKFWGKSVEAEPKGTITLELLKHGEVYTWTNPFCCVHNVILGKLWIEQYGTVEILNHSTGDKCVLNFKPCGMFGKELHRVEGYIQDKSKKKHCVIYGKWTECMWSVDPQTYEANKKAEKKGDSKKPKSQEEPEGADNDDADDMPEVQETVAMIPGSTLLWRISSRPQHSAKMYNFTNFAMSLNELEPGMQDLLAPTDCRLRPDIRAMENGDMDEASREKARLEEKQRSARKDRSKDEEEWSTRWFQSGTNPYTSSQDWLYTGGYFDRNYSELPVIY is encoded by the exons ATGAACAACGATGACGAGTTCTACGATGCAGTCACAG GCCTGGACTCTGATGAGTCGTATGAAGGCACGTCGGAGGCCAGTTTTAAAGATGCCGTGGTGTATGATGGCACCCAGAGGAACAATGGTTCCTTGCCACAGGAGAACGGAATCAGGAAACACAG GacaacactacctgccccaatgtttTCCAGAAACAACTTCAGTGTGTGGGGCATTCTAAAGAAATGCATTGGACTG GAGCTGTCCAAGATCACCATGCCCATTGTGTTCAACGAGCCCCTGAGCTTCCTCCAGCGGATCACTGAGTACATGGAGCACACATACCTCATCAACAAAGCCTGCTCGCTGTCTGACTCCATAGAGCGCATGCAG GCGGTAGCTGCTTTTGCCGTGTCGGCCGTAGCGTCACAGTGGGACAGAACTGGAAAGCCCTTCAACCCTCTGCTAGGAGAGACCTACGAGCTGACACG agAGGACCATGGCTACAGGCTGATCTCGGAGCAGGTCAGCCACCACCCCCCCATCAGTGCCTTCCATGCTGAAAGCCTAGTCGGGGACTTCGTCTTCCACGGCTCCATCTACCCCAAATTAAAGTTTTGGGGCAAGAGTGTGGAGGCCGAGCCAAAGGGAACCATCACACTAGAACTCCTCAA gCATGGTGAGGTCTATACATGGACCAACCCTTTCTGCTGTGTACACAATGTCATCCTGGGTAAACTGTGGATCGAGCAGTATGGCACTGTGGAGATCCTCAACCACAG TACTGGTGATAAGTGTGTGCTGAACTTCAAGCCATGTGGCATGTTTGGGAAGGAGCTACACAGAGTAGAGGGCTACATTCAGGATAAGAG TAAAAAGAAGCATTGTGTGATCTATGGGAAGTGGACTGAGTGCATGTGGAGCGTGGACCCCCAGACATACGAGGCCAACAAGAAGGCTGAGAAGAAAGGAGACTCGAAGAAACCGAAGAGTCAG gaggagCCTGAGGGGGCAGACAACGATGATGCAGATGACATGCCTGAGGTCCAAGAGACCGTAGCTATGATCCCTGGCAGCACCCTGCTCTGGAGGATATCATCACGACCCCAACACTCTGCTAAG ATGTATAACTTCACTAACTTTGCCATGTCGCTGAATGAGCTGGAGCCTGGCATGCAGGACCTCCTGGCCCCCACAGACTGCCGCCTGCGGCCCGACATCAGAGCCATGGAGAACGGAGACATGG ATGAAGCCAGTCGAGAGAAGGCGAGgctggaggagaaacagagatcGGCTCGGAAAGACCGTTCCAAGGATGAGGAGGAATGGTCCACTAG ATGGTTCCAGTCAGGCACAAACCCCTACACGTCATCCCAGGACTGGCTCTACACGGGGGGCTACTTCGATAGAAATTACTCTGAGCTCCCTGTTATCTACTGA